From the genome of Lotus japonicus ecotype B-129 chromosome 6, LjGifu_v1.2, one region includes:
- the LOC130726299 gene encoding uncharacterized protein LOC130726299 — MDLGWEEALRKFQNVMVLGTKPLKMEAMDKLSRFSEHVPKHVLSPAIPILTEILAKSIPNDPSPSLQEAAAYCLMCISCRGDGVALAIEMGTHGVTHSLIRLLPHSKGTMQEVLIKLLLVLVNFSNESRITVCSGGGFRVIMNLLNSHNNDNIRLYLLEILSMLGLQKYVRNELMRLGALHLIVEAAGTGSMISRERACQSIELLGGVPGETEHELLELGAVPVLVQLLRDGDKITKLIAAKSLRRLSVHVDGNTRPFTQAGAIPLFVELLQGPDPYGKGIAEDVLSELAVREHCAIEIVGHLVRILREGDHESKVSATNVMWDLSGCRISSPVIRDSGAIPVLVVLLRSGTETVMENVSRVFAELSYDGADRLALAKAGAIPILMVLLHQGNEELRDNAAEAIFNFYEDPLYHHRVSHAIYVPSFRYIRDRLIRTRTSNGHMTSSSRRMSVEHLIGNLQDFL, encoded by the coding sequence ATGGACCTTGGTTGGGAAGAAGCACTAAGGAAGTTTCAGAATGTTATGGTCTTAGGGACCAAGCCTTTGAAAATGGAAGCCATGGACAAGTTGTCCCGTTTCTCTGAGCATGTCCCTAAGCATGTATTATCTCCTGCCATACCTATTCTCACGGAGATTCTTGCTAAAAGTATTCCAAATGATCCTTCTCCTTCACTTCAAGAGGCTGCTGCTTACTGCTTGATGTGCATTTCTTGCCGAGGTGATGGTGTCGCGTTGGCAATTGAAATGGGTACACATGGTGTTACACATTCTTTGATAAGGTTATTGCCTCATTCTAAGGGAACGATGCAGGAAGTTTTGATTAAATTGTTGCTAGTTCTTGTCAATTTCAGTAATGAAAGTAGGATAACAGTTTGTTCCGGGGGCGGATTTCGAGTCATTATGAACTTGTTGAATTCTCATAACAATGATAATATTAGGTTGTATCTGTTAGAGATTTTGAGTATGTTAGGATTGCAGAAGTATGTCAGGAATGAACTCATGAGATTAGGAGCTCTTCATCTTATTGTCGAGGCTGCTGGTACTGGCAGCATGATCTCTAGGGAAAGAGCATGCCAATCAATTGAATTGCTTGGTGGAGTCCCGGGTGAGACTGAGCATGAGCTTCTTGAATTAGGAGCGGTTCCGGTGCTTGTGCAGTTGTTGCGTGATGGAGATAAAATCACTAAACTCATAGCTGCCAAATCTCTTCGTAGGTTATCCGTTCATGTTGATGGTAACACTAGACCATTTACTCAAGCTGGGGCTATCCCTCTTTTTGTTGAGCTCCTTCAAGGACCTGATCCTTATGGTAAGGGGATAGCTGAGGATGTACTTTCTGAATTGGCTGTTAGAGAGCATTGTGCTATTGAGATTGTTGGGCACTTGGTGAGAATTCTTAGAGAAGGTGATCATGAATCTAAAGTATCTGCGACCAATGTGATGTGGGATCTATCTGGTTGCCGAATCTCATCACCTGTGATCCGGGATTCGGGCGCAATCCCAGTCCTTGTTGTGCTTTTAAGGAGTGGAACTGAGACGGTAATGGAGAATGTTTCTAGGGTATTTGCTGAGCTAAGCTATGATGGAGCAGATAGATTGGCCCTAGCTAAGGCTGGCGCAATTCCAATTCTCATGGTCTTACTTCATCAAGGGAACGAGGAACTGAGGGATAATGCTGCAGAggctattttcaatttttatgaaGATCCATTATATCATCATAGAGTATCTCATGCAATATATGTTCCTTCGTTCAGATATATTCGGGATAGACTAATTCGCACCCGCACATCAAATGGGCATATGACAAGTTCTTCGCGAAGAATGAGTGTCGAGCATCTCATTGGGAACCTGCAGGATTTCCTGTAA
- the LOC130722384 gene encoding U-box domain-containing protein 12-like, with protein MSKIGLLGGIPNEIGHELIELGAVPVLVELLRTGDQTTKLIAANSLHKLSSHTDQITKPFSQAGAIPLFDELLQGPDPSGKRIVGNVLSELAVRDDSVVEMVGHLVRILKEGDDESKAYAANMMWVFSGKEKPSYVIRESGTIHVLVELLGSGIEKVLKNISKVVAKLSYDGENRMALVKADAIPILMDLLHHKN; from the coding sequence ATGTCAAAAATTGGTTTGCTAGGTGGAATCCCAAACGAGATTGGGCATGAGCTTATTGAATTGGGAGCGGTACCGGTGCTTGTGGAGTTGTTGCGCACCGGAGATCAAACCACTAAACTTATAGCTGCCAACTCTCTTCATAAGTTATCTTCTCATACTGATCAAATCACTAAACCATTTAGTCAAGCTGGGGCTATCCCTCTTTTTGATGAGCTACTTCAAGGTCCTGATCCTTCTGGTAAGAGGATAGTCGGGAATGTGCTATCTGAATTGGCTGTTAGAGATGATAGTGTTGTTGAAATGGTCGGGCACTTGGTGAGAATTCTGAAAGAAGGCGATGATGAATCAAAAGCATATGCGGCCAACATGATGTGGGTTTTTTCCGGTAAAGAGAAACCATCATATGTGATCCGGGAATCAGGTACAATTCATGTCCTTGTTGAGCTTTTGGGGAGTGGAATTGAAAAGGTATTGAAGAATATTTCTAAAGTCGTTGCCAAGCTAAGCTATGATGGAGAAAATAGAATGGCCCTTGTTAAGGCCGATGCAATCCCAATTTTGATGGACTTGCTACATCACAAGAATTAG
- the LOC130726286 gene encoding ABC transporter C family member 3-like, with protein MSKLASLEESLLNGDSSVSNNSNPKKTRENENLTSYSKAGFFSILTFSWITPLITLGYKKTLEHEDLPLLANTDSAYGTFPTFRNKLESECGSASRVTALKLAKVLIFSTWQGILVSGLFAFLFTCASYVGPYLIENLVQYLNGENKSKNEGYVLVMVFVAAKLVECLSQRQWMLRFQQVGVRMQSMLVAMIYAKGLTLSSQSKEGNSSGEIINLLTVDAARIGEFCWYMHDPWMCVLQVGLALLILCRSVGVASVAAFAATVIVMLLNLPVASLQEKFQGKVMEFKDKRMKATSEILSNMRILKLQAWEMKFLSKIFHLRKTEELWLKKFLLGTAVIRFLFFNAPTFVAVVTFGACVLIGIPLESGKVLSALATFRILQMPIYSLPDTISMIAQTKVSLDRIASYLRLDELQNDVVEKLPRGSSDVAVEFVDGNFSWDLSSVNPTLKDINLRVFHGMKVAVCGTVGSGKSTLLSCILGEVPKLSGTLKVSGTKAYVAQSPWIQSGKIEENILFGKEMDREKYEKVLEACSLTKDLEVLPFGDHTIIGEKGINLSGGQKQRVQIARALYQDSDMYLLDDPFSAVDAHTGSHLFKECLLGLLKTKTVIYVTHQVEFLPDADLILVMREGRIAQSGKYNDILQSGTDFMDLVGAHRTALSSIKSLERRDTFKTSSITMQDADALSGFELEQTVENKDGQNGNSDDTVEPKGQLVQEEEREKGRVGFQVYWKYITIAYGGALVPFILLSQTLTVVFQIASNYWMALATPVAEPDIESFKLMVVYVVLAIGSSFGTLARAVLAVIAGYKTATMLFNKMHLCFFQAPMSFFDSTPSGRILNRASTDQSAIDMTIPNLLWGITFNLIQIFGNIFVMSQAAWQVFIILIPVMAACIWYQQYYSASARELARLVGTCQAPVIQHFSETISGSTTIRSFEQESIFNDTNMKLIDKYSQPKLYSAIAMEWLSFRLDLLSCTVFAFCLVFLISFPSSITDPGIAGLAVTYGLNLNSIQFNMIWFLCNLENKIISVERILQYTSVPGEAPLVIKDNQPDHSWPSFGEVHIQDLQVRYAPHLPLVLRGLTCTFTAGAKTGIVGRTGSGKSTLVQTLFRLVEPVAGKILIDNINISLIGLHDLRSKLSIIPQDPTMFEGTVRNNLDPLEEYTDEQVWEALDMCQLGDEIRKKEGKLDSLVTENGGNWSMGQRQLVCLGRVLLKKSKILVLDEATASVDTVTDNIIQQTVKQHFSECTVITIAHRITSILDSDMVLFLNGGLIEEYDSPKKLLKNKSSGLAQLVAEYTRRSNSGFGS; from the exons ATGTCTAAACTTGCCTCTCTTGAAGAGTCTCTTTTGAATGGTGACTCTAGTGTAAGCAACAATTCTAATCCCAAAAAGAccagagaaaatgaaaatttgacaAGTTATTCAAAGGCTGGGTTTTTCAGCATTCTTACTTTCTCATGGATCACTCCACTAATAACACTGGGATATAAGAAGACTTTAGAACATGAGGATCTCCCACTGCTTGCTAACACTGACAGTGCCTATGGGACTTTTCCAACTTTCAGAAACAAGCTTGAGTCAGAGTGTGGTAGTGCTAGTAGAGTCACCGCTCTTAAGCTTGCTAAAGTGTTAATCTTCTCAACATGGCAAGGGATTCTTGTATCAGGCTTGTTTGCATTCTTGTTCACATGTGCTTCTTATGTTGGACCCTACCTTATTGAAAACCTAGTTCAGTATCTCAATGGGGAAAACAAGTCTAAAAATGAAGGCTATGTTTTGGTTATGGTATTTGTTGCAGCAAAGCTTGTGGAGTGCCTTTCGCAGCGGCAATGGATGCTTAGGTTCCAGCAGGTTGGGGTTAGGATGCAATCAATGTTGGTGGCAATGATCTATGCAAAAGGTTTGACCCTTTCATCTCAATCAAAAGAGGGTAACAGCAGTGGGGAAATCATCAATTTATTGACTGTTGATGCAGCAAGGATTGGTGAATTTTGTTGGTACATGCATGATCCATGGATGTGTGTTCTGCAAGTTGGTTTGGCATTGTTGATTCTTTGTAGAAGTGTAGGCGTCGCTTCTGTTGCCGCTTTTGCTGCCACAGTAATTGTGATGCTGCTAAACCTTCCTGTGGCATCATTGCAAGAGAAGTTCCAAGGTAAGGTGATGGAGTTCAAGGATAAAAGAATGAAGGCTACATCTGAGATTCTATCAAATATGAGGATCCTGAAACTGCAAGCATGGGAAATGAAGTTCTTATCGAAGATTTTTCACCTTAGGAAGACAGAGGAGCTATGGCTAAAGAAATTTCTTCTTGGCACAGCAGTTATTAGATTTCTCTTCTTTAACGCGCCTACTTTTGTTGCTGTGGTTACTTTTGGGGCTTGCGTTCTTATAGGCATCCCACTTGAATCAGGGAAGGTCTTATCTGCTCTTGCAACATTCAGAATTCTTCAAATGCCAATCTATAGTCTTCCTGACACAATTTCAATGATTGCACAAACTAAGGTTTCCCTTGATAGGATTGCATCGTATCTTCGCCTAGATGAGTTACAGAATGATGTGGTTGAGAAGCTTCCAAGAGGTAGTTCTGATGTAGCAGTTGAATTTGTAGATGGAAATTTCTCTTGGGATTTATCTTCTGTTAATCCAACATTGAAAGACATAAATCTTAGAGTTTTTCATGGTATGAAGGTTGCTGTTTGCGGCACTGTCGGATCAGGCAAGTCTACTTTACTTTCATGTATATTGGGTGAAGTACCAAAGCTATCAGGAACCCTGAAGGTGAGTGGAACAAAGGCCTACGTTGCTCAGTCACCATGGATTCAGAGTGGCAAGATAGAAGAGAACATACTATTTGGTAAAGAGATGGACAGGGAAAAGTATGAGAAGGTTCTAGAAGCATGTTCCTTGACAAAAGACCTTGAGGTTCTACCATTTGGTGATCACACCATTATTGGGGAGAAGGGAATCAATTTGAGTGGTGGACAGAAGCAAAGAGTGCAAATAGCCCGTGCTCTCTACCAAGATTCTGACATGTATCTGCTTGATGATCCCTTCAGTGCTGTGGATGCTCATACAGGATCGCATCTCTTCAAG GAGTGTTTGCTTGggcttttgaaaacaaaaactgTGATATACGTAACTCATCAAGTAGAGTTCTTACCTGATGCTGATCTAATATTG GTCATGAGAGAAGGAAGGATAGCACAATCAGGAAAATACAATGATATTCTCCAGTCAGGCACTGATTTTATGGACCTTGTGGGTGCACATAGAACAGCTTTGTCTTCAATTAAGTCCTTAGAGAGAAGGGACACATTTAAAACATCAAGTATCACCATGCAAGATGCAGATGCATTAAGTGGTTTTGAACTTGAGCAGACAGTGGAAAACAAAGATGGTCAAAATGGCAATTCAGATGATACAGTTGAGCCAAAAGGGCAACTtgttcaagaagaagaaagggaaaagggTAGAGTTGGGTTTCAAGTCTACTGGAAATACATCACAATAGCTTATGGAGGAGCTCTTGTACCCTTCATATTACTATCACAGACGCTAACAGTAGTTTTTCAGATTGCAAGCAATTATTGGATGGCTTTGGCAACTCCTGTTGCAGAACCCGATATTGAAAGCTTTAAACTCATGGTTGTCTATGTTGTTTTGGCAATTGGAAGTTCCTTCGGCACCCTTGCCCGTGCAGTTCTTGCTGTGATAGCTGGATACAAGACAGCCACCATGCTCTTCAATAAAATGCATTTATGCTTTTTCCAAGCACCAATGTCATTTTTTGATTCCACCCCAAGTGGGCGAATCCTTAATAGA GCTTCCACAGACCAAAGTGCAATAGATATGACTATTCCAAATCTTTTATGGGGAATTACCTTCAATCTGATTCAGATCTTTGGAAACATTTTTGTGATGTCTCAAGCTGCATGGCAGGTGTTCATAATATTGATTCCTGTGATGGCAGCTTGCATATGGTACCAG CAATACTACTCAGCATCAGCACGGGAATTGGCACGATTAGTCGGTACATGCCAAGCTCCGGTTATACAACATTTCTCTGAAACGATTTCTGGGTCAACAACCATAAGAAGTTTTGAACAAGAATCAATATTTAATGACACGAATATGAAATTGATAGACAAGTATTCCCAACCCAAATTATACAGTGCTATTGCAATGGAATGGCTGAGTTTCAGGTTGGATCTTCTATCCTGTACCGTATTTGCCTTCTGTTTGGTGTTCTTGATATCTTTTCCAAGTTCAATTACTGATCCTG GCATTGCGGGATTGGCAGTGACATATGGGCTTAATCTAAATTCTATACAATTTAATATGATCTGGTTTCTTTGCAATTTGGAGAACAAAATTATATCTGTAGAAAGAATACTTCAGTACACCTCCGTCCCAGGTGAAGCTCCTCTTGTAATCAAAGACAACCAACCAGATCATTCTTGGCCGTCATTTGGAGAGGTTCATATCCAGGATTTACAG GTTCGGTATGCTCCTCACCTGCCTCTTGTTTTACGGGGTCTTACTTGCACTTTTACTGCTGGAGCAAAAACTGGCATTGTGGGAAGAACAGGAAGTGGAAAATCAACTCTGGTGCAAACACTTTTCCGACTTGTTGAACCTGTTGCTGGAAAAATCTTGATAGATAACATTAACATATCTTTGATTGGACTTCATGATTTACGGTCCAAACTAAGCATTATTCCTCAGGATCCAACAATGTTTGAAGGGACTGTAAGAAACAACCTGGACCCTTTGGAAGAGTACACAGATGAACAAGTTTGGGAG GCTCTAGATATGTGCCAACTTGGAGATGAAATAAGGAAGAAAGAAGGGAAGCTTGACTCCTTAG TTACTGAGAATGGAGGAAATTGGAGTATGGGTCAGAGGCAATTGGTCTGCCTTGGCCGGGTTCTTCTTAAGAAAAGTAAGATTTTGGTGCTTGATGAAGCAACTGCATCAGTTGACACAGTCACAGATAATATTATTCAGCAAACAGTTAAGCAGCATTTTTCAGAATGCACAGTCATTACAATTGCTCATAGAATAACTTCAATCCTAGACAGTGACATGGTTCTGTTTCTAAATGGAG GGCTAATTGAGGAATATGATTCACCAAAGAAACTGCTTAAGAACAAGTCTTCAGGTCTTGCTCAACTGGTTGCAGAATACACAAGGAGGTCAAACTCTGGTTTTGGAAGTTGA
- the LOC130726287 gene encoding putative DUF21 domain-containing protein At3g13070, chloroplastic: MALQSLVLGQPVFIFVSRVHRMPMKALAKNSGYPFPLVAKCVEQPCNFGGVSSILGSGSDFKPFGRCDMRCLVTSGKDLSGTKSSNDVSEEDMKFPKFVGELVKKGIVLAATVCGVLMFGCERAFAMEGLVSVMEQSKVFFRNAWPKVLPVLQIFKEQGVVLAVLLALSAFFSMAETSITTLWPWKVRELANNDSENGVFKLLRSDVTRFLTTILIGTTVVNIAATALVTEAATAAFGEAGVSAATGVMTVVILLLTEITPKSIAVHNATEVARFVVKPVAWLSVVLYPVGRVVTYLSMGMLKLLGIKGRSEPYVTEEEIKLMLRGAELSGAIEEEEQDMIENVLEIKETQVREVMTPLVDVVAIDATASFVDFQILWTKHPYSRVPVFEKRIDNIIGIAYAKDLLDFLQKDVPLDTTPVQDLSHMPVYFVPDSMSIWDLLREFRVKKVHMAVICNEYGGTVGIVTLEDIVEEFVGEIFDENDSKEEIQKKTGNIVMLDEGIFDVDANTSIDQLSEDLNIKMPEDHQYETVSGFVCENFGYIPKIGEIIEVALERKNEDDNDAPIADHQDQKETFKLEILAGNARKVTAVQFTRINGGHEMLENKEVTRKLPKLMKRKWSRR; encoded by the exons ATGGCATTGCAATCTTTGGTTCTGGGTCAACCagttttcatctttgtttcGAGGGTACATAGAATGCCGATGAAAGCTTTGGCCAAAAACAGTGGATACCCATTTCCCTTGGTGGCAAAATGTGTTGAACAACCATGCAATTTTGGTGGAGTTTCATCGATTTTAGGTAGTGGGAGTGATTTCAAACCGTTTGGTAGATGTGACATGAGATGTTTGGTTACAAGTGGTAAGGATTTGAGTGGAACCAAATCAAGCAATGATGTTTCTGAAGAGGACATGAAATTCCCGAAATTTGTAGGGGAGTTAGTGAAGAAAGGGATCGTTTTGGCGGCGACTGTTTGTGGGGTATTAATGTTTGGATGTGAAAGAGCCTTTGCCATGGAGGGTTTGGTGAGTGTGATGGAACAGAGCAAAGTGTTTTTTAGGAATGCTTGGCCTAAAGTGTTGCCAGTTCTTCAGATATTTAAGGAGCAAGGGGTGGTGTTGGCTGTACTTTTGGCACTTTCTGCTTTCTTCTCAATGGCAGAGACTTCAATTACTACACTTTGGCCTTGGAAG GTTCGTGAGTTAGCTAATAACGACTCTGAAAATGGTGTCTTCAAACTACTTCGAAGTGATGTTACACGATTCCTTACAACTATACTAATTGGCACAAC TGTGGTTAATATTGCAGCCACGGCTCTGGTCACAGAAGCTGCAACTGCAGCATTTGGTGAAGCTGGTGTTAGTGCAGCAACAGGAGTCATGACT GTTGTAATTTTACTTCTTACTGAAATCACCCCAAAAAGTATAGCAGTTCATAATGCCACAGAAGTTGCTCGTTTTGTG GTCAAGCCAGTGGCATGGCTTTCAGTTGTACTGTATCCTGTAGGAAGAGTTGTTACTTATCTCTCAATGGGAATGCTGAAGCTGCTTGGAATAAAGGGAAGAAG TGAGCCATATGTTACTGAAGAAGAGATAAAATTGATGCTAAGAGGTGCAGAATTAAGTGGGGCTATAGAGGAGGAAGAACAG GATATGATTGAAAATGTGTTAGAGATAAAAGAAACACAAGTAAGAGAGGTTATGACGCCTCTTGTTGATGTTGTTGCAATTGATGCAACTGCAAGTTTTGTAGATTTTCAAATATTGTGGACTAAACATCCGTACTCAAG AGTACCTGTTTTTGAGAAACGCATTGATAATATAATTGGTATCGCATATGCAAAGGATCTACTGGATTTTCTTCAGAAG GATGTACCACTAGATACAACTCCTGTTCAAGATTTGTCTCACATGCCTGTATATTTTGTGCCAG ATTCAATGTCTATCTGGGATCTTCTAAGAGAGTTTAGGGTCAAGAAGGTCCACATGGCTGTTATTTGTAACGAGTATGGTGGAACTGTTGGA ATTGTAACTCTGGAGGATATTGTTGAGGAATTTGTTGGTGAAATCTTTGATGAAAATGACTCAAAG GAAGAGATTCAGAAAAAAACAGGCAACATAGTAATGCTAGATGAGGGTATATTCGATGTAGATGCAAACACATCTATTGATCAACTCTCAGAAGATTTGAACATCAAGATGCCTGAG GATCACCAATATGAGACAGTATCTGGCTTCGTATGTGAAAATTTTGGCTACATCCCCAAGATAGGTGAGATCATAGAAGTAGCtcttgaaagaaaaaatgaagacgatAACGATGCCCCCATTGCTGACCACCAGGATCAGAAAGAGACTTTCAAACTTGAG ATACTAGCAGGAAACGCCAGAAAGGTGACCGCTGTTCAGTTTACACGGATTAATGGTGGTCATGAAATGTTGGAGAACAAAGAAGTAACTCGCAAGCTGCCAAAGTTGATGAAAAGAAAATGGAGCAGGAGATGA